The genomic segment ctcttgACCTCTtgacataaattctgcaaatgaacaactagaacaaggaaacaccCTAATTATGCAACCCTGGTGCtataacagtgtttttttatttacggtgcatttttgtttgtacatgTTATGCCAGctgtttgtctacagacttccctcgtaaaatccacacaggactgaggcagaaaagaaTTACCTAGGCGTAACACAATTGTGTTCATGAATGTGTGCCCAAAAAAGCTATCTAACACCATGGCGAACTCTCtcacaatttaaaaatacagtgttaatgttttttcccccccagttGTGCCTTCTTTTATGCGCCTAATCACCTTTTTCTCTGTTGTCCTCGTTCACGTCCAAACAAAGCATAATTGTGTTCCACTTCTCTCAACTCGCTGAACATCGTTTATCTTGTGTAACACTCCTCAATCAAATCTGAACTATCTCTTTGACAAATCTCAAGAGGTCAACTATGGAGGGAACGTGATGCACCTGGACTACGTGTGGCTGCGGGATCACTGCCGTTCCACCTCGTCCTATAACCCGAAAACTAACCAGAGGAACGTGGACACTGGGAGCATCGACCTGAACATCCGTCCTGACCACACAGCGGTGGAAGACGGTCATCTCATCCTCACCTGTAAGTCACCTTTGTGCTCAGCATTGTGAATAAGTTGCATTGGATTGCATTGGATTGGACATTAAAATACATGCATTGTAATAACAATGTAATTACAAAATactggtttgtatttatatagcacttctTTCTAACCTTTCCAACCCATTCACACGCCGCCAAGGTCCAGTATGCAACATTCTGCATCACACGATATCAGGAAACAAATGTCACCTGAAAAGCAGGAGTGCTAACGTGGTGAGCAGAGAGTGACATTTCACTCCTCTGTGCGTTTAAAGCAGACCTTTGTCTGTCTCTATGGAGCTCCTCTCCTACAGTTTCAGATTACATATTTTTACGTCACCATCgtactcatccatccatccatccatcctcaccgtaaaaaaaaaaaaaaaactccccccacccttctcctctcctggctgtgtgcatttgttttcaacagagcCAGCGAACACAAGCCGGACACAAGAGTTTGCTAAAATCTCTTGTCTGCTACTGGGGGGAGTTGCACATTTAAATCACACTGATGgggtccactcatatgtgccatattGTGTCTTATTTTCCTGCTTTACAAAATTCTCATCATGCTGAGGAAGAAGGGCCGAAAAGTAGAAGCAATAGAATTTGTTTTCTCACCAGCAGAGTCGCTCCCTGGTGGCTATTAAATATATTTTCCCTTCTTATTTGGCTTCACGAGGAACCTTGAAAACTAAGAGAAACGTGTTACACCGTTTCTGAAATGTACACTCccatcgattaattgattattaatcgatgggactaaattaatcgacaactattttgctaatcgattaatcggtttgaagctttttttcatgattaaaacaagatttccgattgtttaagcttcttaaatgtgagtattttcttaactTCTTTGCTCTGCATAAcaaaggacaaaacaagacatttgagaacctcttTCTGATATTtgatggaccaaacgattaatcgacaaaataatcaattatgaaaatactcgttagttgcagctctaataattATATTCCTGAAACATTCCATTCCTGAAAATACTGTAAGTATCACACCTTATCAGTCTGTTCAGAGCTCAGCAGCTTGGACATGCCACTGCTTTTGCTCTGTGGGCACCATGGGGTCTGGACTATATCAGGTCAGACATAGTTTTCAAGGCACGATGTGTGAAGTGCATCTCATCACAATATCCtccatgtttgtgtcacagggCCTGGTGGCCATGTGTCGACGTACTGCCTCCGCTGGTTGGCTGAGAACAGCTATGAAGTAAAGAAGAAGAGCACCGTCCAGCCGCGCGTCCTTTGGAACTCGGACATCTACCAAAATGCAAACATACCCGTGTCCAAATGGGAGACGTTCATGAGCTGTGACGACGAACTGAAGACGTTCCTTCAGAACTATGTTTTGTATGGGATCGCTTTTGTAGATGGCGTCCCTGCAACAGTGGAGGCCACCGAGGCCGTTTCCAAGAGGGTCAGTCTCATCAGGTAACACATGCTTCTTATGACCCGTGGGCTGTGCAGCgttcacaaacaacacagaagacACCCAGCCGGGTCCCCCTGTTGCTAATGCACTTGTGTCCCTCATAAGGGAGACGACATATGGAGGAATGTGGAGCTTTACTTCAGATCATTCCAGAGGAGACACCGCCTACAGCCAGTTGGCCCTGGATCGTCACACTGACACCTCTTACTTTCACGAACCATGTGGGTAAGTGCGGTATGGGGAGGGGCTGATTTGGGATTTCAAAACATAATTAAACATAAACAGGACAAAGCTAAGTCAAAAGAACTGGCTACCCATCCCTAAAAAGTCCAGCGTTAACAGAATTTTAGAATAAGTAATAAATTAATGTAGCTGGTTGGGTCAGGTGGAATACGTCGTCATAGCAGCAACCAATCAGCAAGCAGGACAGTAGCAGCGGCCCAATGGAGTCCTTGCCTCAGCACACACCTGGCGCACATCACACCACTCAATCCAATCAAGAAAAACGATATGAAGGCTCTAACACTTGTGTCCAGACCAGTTCAGATGGACACAATTGTAGTTGTGCTGGtggcaaaaacaaatgttacatcATCCATTTTGGAAACAATTCAGTGCTCAGccaaaatggaaaagaaaagccAGTGGATTTAGGCAGCGGTGTTAAAGAGCTCAGGGTGATCAGATGCTACGACTCTAATTTTGTCCTCTATTTGGCATGAACACAGAATAATCAATCATTGCCCTAATGCATTCTGCATATATTATACAGAATTGTGTGTTATTCTTTTCAGGGTTGAAATATTCTTTAAAGAAAATAGCAAATATTGTAACGTCAAAACATCATCCCTGCACCCTTTTTAAGGTAATTGTCCAGTAAGAAAGGAGGGGCTAACAccaaagagagagcgagagagagagagaaaccttgTTAGTAAcaaacccttttctttttttcatgccACTTTTTGTAGAATTCAGGTTTTTCACTGCCTAAAGCACGAGGGAACTGGCGGAAGGACACTCCTCGTGGATGGGTTCTATGCTGCAGAAAAACTGCGGCAGCAGTCGCCGGAAAACTTTGAGCTGCTGACCCATGTGCCCATCAGGCACGAGTACATAGAAAAGAGTGAAGAGCATCACAATCACATGGAAAGCGCCGGCCCTGTGCTAAACATCTACCCTTGGAACAAAGAACTCTATCTTATCAGGTGCATCTATCCATAAAATATTAGCACAACACAAAGTACAATTTATGCAAACttgctgtatttgtattttaccACCAACCATTGTACTACCTTTATATTTTAAGTGTTTGGTTATATaatggactgatgacctgtccaaggtgtacccccaccatttttatttcttaaaaaaaaatggctattctttttaaaattgtatttgtttcccTTCCCCTACAACAGATACAACAACTATGACCGGTCAGTGATTAACACTGTCCCCCATGACATTGTTAAGAAATGGTATGTGGCACATCGAGAGCTGACAACAGAACTCAGGCGCCCAGAGAACGAGCTGTGGGTGAAATTGACTCCAGGGAAAGTAAGAAAGTCACACTTGTTATCTTTGCATACAAAAACGGCTAGAAAATCTAAGGATCCtacccttttcttttctttttcttcatcaggTGATTTTTATCGACAACTGGCGGGTCATGCATGGCAGAGAGTCTTTTAGTGGTGTGAGGCAGCTCTGTGGATGTTACCTGACCCGGGACGACGTTCTCAGCACTGCACGTCGCCTCAATCTGCAGGCCTGATCCTGGACATGAAGGTTCACCGAGGAACCATTTGCATCCGTAGAGATGCTGATCCTTGTTCGCCATTTTCGAATgaatgtttcttgtttttaaatcacatttcagtTTGATCTCTTAGAGCAGGGGTAAATATGGGCCTCTATTTTTCTACTAACCTTTTTCTTCTAATCTAAACTTTTCCATATTGTACAACATGGCACATTTAAGAGATGTGTTGATTTGAAAAAGTAACCTGGATTTGCTACAATAGGTAGTGGTATGTGTCTTAAAACTGCtcttctttcaaaataaaggctctGAATTTTGCATGACTGCATTTTTctgaagaaaagcaaagaatttaaatttaaatttaaaaaaaagttaatgagTATGAATTTTGactaaattaaataacaaatgaaatgCTTACAATCTCATGGATAGCTCAGTATTTTGTTTGGTTGTccaatcattatttaatttccaCATCACTGCTGTGTCATGATATTAACAACTATAAGTCCTACTGTGTGCGCGTCCTGTGTCCACGGTGCATTCAAATCTAAAAGGACGCATTCATTTTACAATCCGTGTGTCCCAGGGACCCACCTCATTTTTCCCTGAAGAAAGATACACTGTGCAAAGTGTTCCTCAACATACGTCTCACTGTGGCGGCCTGTTGAACGTGATACAAGGTGGACTAACAGGTGAGGTGTCAGAtgctcatctcctcagtctcagcCTCTTGTCATCTCTCTGTATTGCAGTGCAAAGCTcccaaacacatttcaaagttctCTATCGTAGCTCAAAGCTCCTCAACATTGCTCACAGTTCTCCACCCAATCGCCCTCTCCTCTCTTTAGTCTTTCAATCTCGATTCAGAGTTGTCGTTCATTGTTCTCTGACCTCCTCTGTCCCAGGACCTCAGTCGCCCATCCTTCCCTCCACCCAAGTGTACACCACTTCTCACGCCGCTAGGTCTTCATGATGATTGGCTCACCGCGCAGTATCATCAACGTGATGAAAGTCACCTGCCTTTGATCTTCACGGTATTatagaggtgaagaagaagacggaACAAGTCTTTGCAAACAAAACAGATCCACATGAAATTAATAAGTCATTTTTCCAGAGGGAAAGGAAAGTCAAGCTCCTCAGAGGACATGAAGGTCAAATTTGAGGAGCgggacctcctcttcctcacctcaACGATCTTCCATGTTTTTCAAAGGACCGGCGCATTCGAGGGACTCTCTGATGAGGAGAAGGTCTTCTACATATCACGTCTCGTGACCAAAACAAGCATGGGACTCACTGACATCGAGGGCCACTTTCCAAACATCTACAAGGCCAAGACGGTGGCCAAGGAAGTCCTCAAAGACCTTCGGAAGAAATTCGGCGACAATGTGAGGTACATGCTGCTGGAGCAGTATCAGGATGTGGAGGCTGTGATCGCGGCCTGCATGCAGAGACACACTCGGAAGCCTGGCAAGAAGAGGTCATACTTCTGCGACTTGCTGGAGCCGTTTTATGTTGTGATGTCTTTCTTGTGTGggatcatcatcttcttcataTTGATCACCACCGTTGCTTAATTTGTTAAGCGGGACCGTCTGAAGTGACggacagtgcacaagagaggaGACGAAGAGAGGGCAGGTAAGGCGGAGAAGAGTGTCAAAGGTGATATGCGACAGAGGGATAGCAGCAAAAGGGAAAGGGAAGCTGCTATGATATATGGCTTTGAGATATCATTAATTTCAAATTAAGCCCTTATAGCTACCTTATAGCATTATCCCTGGATCTGTCCACACCGGAATAGGAGGAGACCTGGATCATGAAGAAGATATAGTGTAGACCTTCTCTTCTCCAGTATGGTCACCGATTTTTCAGAGGGCTGTTGTGCATGTCCTGGAAGTAACGTAACGTCTTACCTGAGGACTTGTGTAAGTACACCCTGGGAAGACCTGCCAATGAAAAGCCGGCGCCGGCAACTATTCCCCAAGCTAGAAGTCCCTAAGTTTTCACTACAACAGAGGATTTTGAGAGAAATCCCAGTTAAGTGGAAGAAGAGACAGCTCACGTACAAGAAACAACTCAATTTAGGGGGGAAAGAGCACCCcagggtttagggttaggcatggagaagtgaggttagggtcagggcCAAGATGACCTGGTAAGACTATATAACAAGTACAAAAATGATACGGTAAAGGCTGTATTTCGTAGGCGTCGACGGCCATCCAAAAAATCCTCAACCTTCAagtattaaatgaattaatctAGAAGAACTCCCATAAGTAAAAAATAACATCTTCTGGCCAATAGTTGCTCATGGCTACTAATATTCTAATATTAAGTTGATTCTATCAACGTTTCTTGAAACTTTAAACAGGCACAAATTGTTggcattagattagattgtacATAGGGAGAATTTggagtaagtaaataaatacatttcactaGTGTTTAAAACGAGCAGATTTCTATCTGGTTTTCACTAGACTACATTGTTGGTACACAGCTACATTTTGCAGCCATTTCTGTTGGTGCacttttttgatttgtttgctttattttttgcTAAAATGTCATTACTATTTCTATTAGAAACACGAGTTGTCTGCGATTCCTCTCACAGGAATTCTCGAGGGTAGTAACATTAAAGTGGGATTTGAGTTGACAGGAGCACAGCACCACCTACAGGACAGGAGAAAGCCTCAAGACTGGCTTCAAGAAAATTAAGAATTTGAGAAATTTCAGAATATCTGCATTTTTTTCCTTGTCTTTATTATAAAAACCATCACCAAAGCCTGAATCAGTCACACTCATCACTTCAAAAATGACGTGCCCAAACTGCATTTATATCCTCGTCTCTAAATGATTTCTTTCTAGGGAAATGAAACTGCCACTGAATTCAGCTAAACAAATCTTTCTCTATTTTATTTACTGCAGCTGTGGTTCAATATGGCGCTTTATGGCGTTCTAAATAAGGTCGGCAAGGGTTGTTGTCGGCTGACATGGTGCTATGGtcagactttttgtttttttagctgaTATGCATTAAGTGTATACATTTGACTGTGCCACAGAAAGAGCCCTTTGAATTTCCTATGAACtgtacaaagaaaacacatttttgtactTTAACAGGTTCAACTCATTCAGCGAATTACATGTTGTAGGTTTTATAGCAATTGCCTAGAAATGGAGTTTGTAAATGAACATATCTGATaatgttcatttacatttactttatcATATAtagagatttcttttttatctaaTTTGTAAATATTTCAAACTGTATACGGacatttaatatactgtatgtacatttgtgtgtgggtgcatgttTGAGTTACAAAACTCAAACTGAATTTCTGGTCAGAAACGATGCTCAACAACTGGCCTCATCAGATCTGAAAACGGCACGCTCTAAAGACTGAAACCCATGGACACGCTATTGTTCAGATTAGTGACGTTCGCTCCTTTTCTAGGCTTGTGGCTCGTCTTCCACAGCATGGACGTTTCCTGCTGCGGTTGCCACAGGAACAATCTCTGCGGCTTCCTGGGCTTGGTGAGAGCTCCTCCTAACGGAcaaaggagggagggggaatGACGCAACGCCACTGAGTTGATGACGTGTAGAAAATGCCAGGGTTAGAACGGGAACCTTACTTCATCTCTGCGGCTTCTGACGCCTTCACTGCTTTGTATCTGCGCCTCTTCACGGTGTGAACTATGAACCACACAGCCAGGATGATCAGGACGCAGCCGAGCAATGCACCGATCACCGCACCAGCTATCACTCCATCTGCCACGTCTGTACAACACAAATTCACATCTCGTAACCACATATGAAAACCCCTTATCTTGCACGTCTTTGCATGCAAAAAATATACCCATACCAGGACTCAGCTCGACTGAGCAAGTTGAAAAGCCCACCACATTGGTCGCGTTGCACTGGTACTCGCCAAACTCAAACTGGGATATGTTGCTGAATCTCAACACTCCATTTGTAGTTGCTGTGGAAACACgagcagaaataaataaaaaggcaaaacaaatgtgtttgtgctaCTATCGTATTAACTCATATATCACTCACTTATCCCGAGTAAAGGCCTCCTGGTCTTTGTCTGGTCCAGTCTGGTCCAAGTGTACATAGGAGTTGGACTTCCCCGCTCACTGTGGCAGGTCAGAGTGACCAGGTGACCCGATTCAACGTCACCGTGGACGGAGCAGTAAGGAGCAGACGGTCTCTCTGACAGATCGAAAGGAAGATGCAAGAGTTTATAATGCCACTTTATATaggatgttttcatttaaatctaCTTTTATTATGTTGACTCAGACATTTTTCGTGCCGTTTCGGCTTCAGATTGAactgatcaactttttttttagaggtTTGGTGTCAGAATGTCTGACATACAAGCCTCTAAGAgtgaatttacattttaaaaacagtgctCTTTAAAATTAGTCAAATCATAACATGATAGTATGTGATGAGCCTTTATTTGGGGAAGAGATCATAATCAGTCACTTCCAATTTACTTTAGAAAGATTAAGATCTAAAAAGCAAAAGCAATAATTTCCGCTTGCTGGATAAAttgtgaaacttttttttgtccctcaaATGTCCCTCAATTTCTATAACATTATCTGGACGGAAGAAAAACGGAtataaacaaaatcaaaaagcTCTAATCTAATAAGAATTTAAAAAGTAATGGGAGACTGAGTCCAGGTGAGGGCAGTAATACAACATTACATATGTCTAAGCAGTTGACATCTACCACTACTAATCTAAAATAATTCAATCTAATCTAACAACAATTAAGAAGCAATGGATGACTAAATCCTGAATAGACTAATCAAATCTAATAAGAATTAGGCAATAATAGATGATTGAATCCAGAAGGGGGCACATATACAACATTACACATGCCAACGGCCATTAACATCACTCTtaatctaatataatataatcaagCCTTTGGTAAGTATACAATCCAAGCCTATTCAGTGGacttaaaaacaatatttccttCTTCAAATGTAGCAAAGAATAGAAACACAGATACATCACAGGACCTGTGTTAATGTACTAAAGTTGTACCGGTCATCACAATCACTGAAAtcaaaatgaagacatttcttaaaaaaaaaaaaaaaaaaacacgttagaCAACAGGATGTCATCATTAAAGTTCAGTGAAAACAGGATATACAGGTCACACCGAATAGAAATGAACCACGGAGGTGTGCATGCATGATAATGTGTCTGCCAGCGTCTGCATGCAATACAAGGATCCAGTCGCAGTCACCAACTCTAATTTCCCACACTGACAATGAGGAGACTGCTACAGTAGCCATGGAAACTAGTGAGGATACCGAGTCCTGCGATGTTGTCCTGGTAACTCGGTGAATGAGAGGTTTCAAACTGAACGTAATTCAGGCATGTTCAGGGTCCCCGTTTGAATAACATGTGCTAATATCGCCGCACTGCTAATAGACACAATAATGTcacatgtggggaaaaaaagaattgaaATGATTTATGCTGAACTATTCGAAATTCAGCCTGTTGTATTTCACACTTGGATTTTGACTTCAAAACATACTTCCTCCAAGAAGATCATAGAGACACACTTGAACACACAACATGAAACCATAAAAGTAACATGATGGCAAGTTACAGACAGGTAATCAtaggtttttattaaaatgtatagcacattttaagtgatttttttttaaatttgggcatattaaaatgtgcatttatgtgtgtttgcatccaCTCCTGTTTCTGCAAATATTGGGACTCAGTTCAGCTCGATAAGCGGCAGGTGGCACAAAAGCAGTTCACTGCAGGAGATGGATATAAAGGCGGCTGGTGAACACATAAATAAGGAGTGCCGGGGCGAGATCAAAAGATGTTTTGATGCTACTTTCTTTATTATTGTagtagtttgttttgttcacaaaaaccACCCATGCTGCGAAGAACCCGGACAAAAGTAAAGTCTATGAAAGTCTTAAAGGTGGGGTGGGAgattattttctggagcattttttactGTAATGCTTAAAATCCTCTCCACACCCcaattgtaaccaattaattaatgcaatATCACAGAAATAAGAAAACTCAATCCCCTGTGGAACAGAAAGTTTTTTCGGCATCACAGTGTCATTTGAACGAGTATCCACAAAGTTTAGATGCTGCGCAGTGCTCGTGAATCCGTGTTCTTCGCGCGTTCCTGTGCTCAGGAGGCGTagcttcggagggaagtctAAAGtaaggggcttggacttttgaattctaaatacagtatatcctgCTCAAAATgcttttccaggatctccaaccctgcCTTTAAGAACCAGATTTTATACCACATTTTAACCAAAATTGTGCATTATGTGTTAGCATCCACTGCTGCTAAGCAATTATTGGGCGTTAGTTCTCCGAAATGAGCAGCAGGTGGCACCAAGTGGATCATAGTAGTACAATAGAAGAAGTTTCAATCACATAATTCATCTTCTATTCTGTGAATCTGCATTGGACTTATTTACCTTTTATCG from the Solea solea chromosome 4, fSolSol10.1, whole genome shotgun sequence genome contains:
- the tmlhe gene encoding trimethyllysine dioxygenase, mitochondrial; translation: MLSALKSVRPALQHIQQLSALRNTPTPLKPMLQTRACAATPAAHHSYRDHLEVNYGGNVMHLDYVWLRDHCRSTSSYNPKTNQRNVDTGSIDLNIRPDHTAVEDGHLILTWPGGHVSTYCLRWLAENSYEVKKKSTVQPRVLWNSDIYQNANIPVSKWETFMSCDDELKTFLQNYVLYGIAFVDGVPATVEATEAVSKRVSLIRETTYGGMWSFTSDHSRGDTAYSQLALDRHTDTSYFHEPCGIQVFHCLKHEGTGGRTLLVDGFYAAEKLRQQSPENFELLTHVPIRHEYIEKSEEHHNHMESAGPVLNIYPWNKELYLIRYNNYDRSVINTVPHDIVKKWYVAHRELTTELRRPENELWVKLTPGKVIFIDNWRVMHGRESFSGVRQLCGCYLTRDDVLSTARRLNLQA
- the LOC131457967 gene encoding V-set and immunoglobulin domain-containing protein 1-like isoform X2, with protein sequence MFLTTPETTSLTIQWEFISSPSLKLQQVYYYQAGKDFIPEVYRDRIQPPSSPGTTRNASIIISNMQPTDGGVYTCDVHNFPDVDGQSQASIVVNVLERPSAPYCSVHGDVESGHLVTLTCHSERGSPTPMYTWTRLDQTKTRRPLLGITTTNGVLRFSNISQFEFGEYQCNATNVVGFSTCSVELSPDVADGVIAGAVIGALLGCVLIILAVWFIVHTVKRRRYKAVKASEAAEMKRSSHQAQEAAEIVPVATAAGNVHAVEDEPQA
- the LOC131457967 gene encoding V-set and immunoglobulin domain-containing protein 1-like isoform X1, with the protein product MSSMLRLVVLACVMGWVELITVRTPEKFINVTVGGSVLLQCMFLTTPETTSLTIQWEFISSPSLKLQQVYYYQAGKDFIPEVYRDRIQPPSSPGTTRNASIIISNMQPTDGGVYTCDVHNFPDVDGQSQASIVVNVLERPSAPYCSVHGDVESGHLVTLTCHSERGSPTPMYTWTRLDQTKTRRPLLGITTTNGVLRFSNISQFEFGEYQCNATNVVGFSTCSVELSPDVADGVIAGAVIGALLGCVLIILAVWFIVHTVKRRRYKAVKASEAAEMKRSSHQAQEAAEIVPVATAAGNVHAVEDEPQA